The DNA sequence GTAAGCAGCCATGGGATCCCAATAGCAAAAAGGCCTATTATATACGCCGCAAGGAATGCTGCCCCTCCATACTGATAACACATATAGGGAAATCGCCAAACGTTCCCTAGCCCAATGGCCGACCCTATGGCTGCAAAGATCATATGACGCCGTTTTAAAAACTTCTCTCTTCCAGCTTCCGGCATACTCATCTCCTCCTTCTTCTCAGGTATTTGATTTAATCCCTAAAAATTCACCCCTTCGAAGCTGCCTAGGCATATTGGCCTCTCTCACCTCCTCATCCACTTTAGCCAAAGAACTGGATATAACCCATAATCAACACTACAGCGATTATGAGCGGCAAAACGTAGGTCATGTAACCCCTTAGTCCCTCGGGAAACTTAGGTCCTATGCCGGTATTGGCCTCCCTTATGAAGTTGTCCCATCCCCATCCGTACTTTGAGGTGCAAAATAGCACGAATACCAAGGAACCAATGGGAAGCAAATTAAAGCTGACTATGAAGTCTTCAAGATCGAGGACTACCGTTCCGTTTCCAAAGGGATGAAATCCGCTCCATGGGCCAAACCCCAAGACGCAAGGCAGGGAAGCGATGAACATGATAATGATGCCAATGTAGGAGGCCTTCTTCCTGCTCCACTTCCACTCGTCCATGGCAAAGGCTACCAGATGCTCGAAGACGGCGATTACGGTAGTCAGAGCAGCAAAGAATATAAAGACGAAAAATAGCGTCCCCCATATCCTTCCTCCTGTCATCGAATTAAAAACGTTGGGAAGCGTAACAAATATCAATCCCGGGCCTGCACCAGCATCTACCCCAAAGGCAAAACAGGCCGGAAAGATCACCATGCCGGACATCAAGGCCACCAAAGTATCGAGGATAATTACGTAAACGGATTCTCCAGCAAGGGTCCTTTCCTTGCTGAGGTAGCTGCCAAATATCAACATGCTGCCTATGCCCAAACTCAACGTAAAGAATGCCTGGCTCATGGCGGCATATACTGCCTCCCAGCTCAACTTGGAAAAATCGGGCTTGAGGTAAAAGGCCAAGCCCTTTTCGGCTCCAGGCAAAGTCACCGACCGTACCATTAGCACTATCAGCAATAAAAAAAGTCCCGACATGAGTATCTTGGTTATTCGTTCGACACCTGTCTGTAGCCCTATTGAGCAAACCAAAAAGCCAATGATGACGACCAGGGCCATCCACATTGTCAATTCGGGAGTGTTTGATATAAACGAGCCAAAGAAGTTTCCAACCTCTTCCGGGGATAGCCTTGCAAGATGGCCCACTGCCGTATGATAGGTGTAGGCCAAACCCCAACCTGTCACCGTTGTATAAAACATCATCAAGACCATATTCCCTATAATCCCTAAGTAGCCATAAATATGCCACTTGGTGCCAGGGGGTTCCAAAACTAGCATTGCACCTGCCAAATTCCTCCTGCTCGCACGTCCCATGGCAAACTCGCACACCATGATCGGCAGGCCCATGATGGCCAAAAATATCAGATAAACTATGACAAAAGCAGCCCCGCCATAACGACCCGTGATGTATGGAAAACGCCAAACATTTCCTAGTCCAATTGCACAGCCTGCGGATACCAGTATAAAACCCAGTCTAGAAGCCAATTGCTCCCTCTCAGCCAATTGCAGTCACCTCCTTTTATTGTGCATATCATTTTATCGCATATAAGATATAAAGTAAATTGGGGTTAAAGGCCCAATAGGACCTAAAGGTAAAGCATATGAGATTTAAATAACAAATATTACACTACGCTGTAAGGGCGAGGGACAAGGCTTCACCTAAAGTTATGAGAAGTTTTCTTTTCAGTAGTGGATTTTTGGACAGCATGGGATCTGCGGAAACTAACTTTTGAGCCTCCACGCGTGCCTTTTGCAGCAATTCGACGTCTTTTACTAAATCTGCGACCTTAAAATCGGTAATGCCGTGCTGTCTGACGCCACAGAAAGCACCCGGCCCTCTTAGCTTTAGATCTTCTTCAGCTATGACGAAGCCATCGTTCGTGGAACAGAGCACTTTAAACCTTCTTTTGGCTTCAGGGGTGGGAGCTTCTCCCAATAAAAAGCAAAACCCCTTAATGCTTCCGCGACCAACCCTGCCTCGAAGCTGATGTAACTGCGAGAGGCCAAACCTATAAGCATCTTCAATTACAATTATGGATGCGCTTGGAACGTCAACTCCAACTTCTATCACGCTTGTTGCCACTAGCAAGTCCATTTCATGGCGCACAAATGCCTCGTAGGCCTCATATTTACCCGCAACGTCAAGGCGACCGTGCAGCAAGCCCACCTTGAAGCCGGAAAATTCCTCGCACAAGGATTCATAACGCTCCAGAACAGAGGTAGCATCCAAGGACTCACTTTCGTCTATCAAAGGGCATACCCAGTATGCCTGTTCACCCAAGGAAAGCCTATCTTTAATGAACTGGTAAAGATCATGTAATCTGCTCTTCCTTATCCACTGAGTTTTTATGGGGCTTCTGCCGGGAGGAAGCTCGTCAATCACCGATACCGAGAGGTCACCGTAAACGGTCAATGCCAAAGTTCTGGGTATGGGTGTGGCTGTCATCACGAGGACATGGGGGCATTTTCCTTTATCTGCCAAAGTTAGCCGTTGTAGCACACCAAAGCGATGTTGTTCATCTATGACAACCAAGCCTAACCTTTGAAATTCGACGCCCTCCTGAATAAGAGCGTGAGTACCTATAACTATGTTGGATTTTCCCATTTTGATATTATCATATGCTTTTTGTCTTTCTTGAGGCGTTAAGCTGCTGGTTAGCAAGGTCGCCTTAAGGTTAAGCTCATCAAGCCAAGCACTTATCTTGCTGTAATGTTGTTTGGCTAAGACCTCTGTAGGTACCATCAACGCTGATTGAAACCCTGCATCTGCGGAGGCAAGCATGGCCGCTACGGCAATTACCGTCTTGCCTGATCCGACGTCTCCCTGAAGTAGTCGGTTCATGGGCACGTCTTTAGTCACGTCATCTGCTATCTCTTGCAACACTTTCCTTTGGGCACCGGTAAGCTCGAAGTTCAAACATCTTTCGATAAAGTCCCTTTGAAGAGGCCCATGCCAGGAGAGCCTTGGCGCTTTGGCCTCATTTTTCAGCTGTGTTTTCTTTACGGCCAACCCAAGCTGCAACAAGAACAACTCATCGAAGGCAAGCCTTTTACGACACAGCTTCCAGCACCTTTCGTCATCGGGATAATGGTAACCAAGCAAGGCATCCTTTAGCGATGGCAAGCCGTTTCTTGCCAATATTTCGGGCGGCATAAATTCCTCGACGTAGGGCAAATATTCCATAAGTGCCTGCCTTACCAACAGTCTAAGCCACCTCTGGTTTAAACCCTCGGTAAGGGGATAAACTGGCACTATCTTGCCCACCTCCTCCGGAGAACCTTCGGCTTCCACGATTTCGAATTCAGGATTTATCACCTGTAACAAGCCGAAGCTCTTTCTTGCCTTGCCATACAGGGCCACCACAGTTCCAGGCAGGAGGATGTTTTCCAACCTTTTCCTGTTGAACCAAAGGGCCTGCGCTATTTGACTGCCATCCGTTATGGTGGCTATGGTCAACTCCAAATTGCGCTTTCTGGTGGTCCTTTTTTCCACACCGACGACTCGAACCAGGAGGGTCGCAAAGGTATCTGGTTCGATCGAACTCATGGGGGTTATATGCCTTCTGTCTTCATAGCGACGGGGAAATAAAAAAAGCAAGTCCTCTATGGTTTTGACGCCAAGTTTTATCAGAAGAGCAGCCCTTTTCGGTCCTACTCCCTTTAAAAATCTTATGCTTCTGTCAAGAACGTTTTCTTCAGGTGGATAAACTTTCTTCATCCTGGATTTCGGCCTCGATCATTTGAGCGTACTTATTTAAGGTTGACTTGAATTCGGCAATAAAGGAAACCTTCAGCTTTTTTAGCCTTTCGATCTCGATTTTATATTCCCTTAGACTTTGAGAGGCTTCCTCTAAGATCCTTTCGGCCTTGGCCCTCGCTTCAGCCACTATGGCCTCTGCCTCCCTTTTTGCAGCCTCTACCTTTTCGTCGGCGCTCTGTTGCGCCATAAGCAACGCTTCCTGAAGGGAATCCCTTAAATTTCTATAATCCTCGAGCTGTTTTTCAAGCTGATTAATCTTGCGTTCCTGCTCGCCCGACTTTTCGGCATAATAGTGTAGGCTCTCTGCAACTAAATCCAGGAAGTCGTCAACCTCGACAGGATCATAACCGCGCAAAGACCTCTTGAAATTTTTATTTATGACGTCAAGGGCTGATATTACTTCATTCATGATTGTGGGCCACTCCTTTTTCCTCTTCCCATAACTCTACCAAATTTCTGTCCGGCGTGGCTAAAAATACGGCTGGCGCTACTCTCATGACCACTCCCCTCATTGCATAAGCTACGCCGCATATGAAATCAAGGGCGCTCTGTCCCTCTCCCTTGTCGACGTTTCTTAAGTCTACTATTATTATTTGGCCGTTATGCAGGGCTTCTGCTAAATCTTCCCTTCGTTCCACGCATATTACGCCCCTACAAAACACCACAGCGGCTCGCTGGGGAGACGACTTGGATGTCTGACCTTCTTCGCCGTAAGGTTTTAAGTCATCATCACTCAACCATTCATCCCTTTGCCTTGAAATGCCAAGCAGTGCCAGGAGTCTTTCTAGCATCCCCATCTCCTCCGTAAGGTCTTGCTAATTTATCCTGGGACCAAATATGGCACGCCCTATGCGCACCATGGTGCTTCCTTCTTTTATGGCAATCTCAAAGTCATCGCTCATGCCCATGGACAATTCTGGAATATCTATTTCAAAATCCCTTTCAAGCGTCTCCTTTATGCGGCGCAGCATGGCAAACGAGGATCCTATGCGCTCTTCTTCGTCCGTCAAGGGGCCTATTCCCATCAGTCCAAGCAACTTCAGATGAGGGCAAAGATTTAAAATATGTTCCGTTAAACTATGCACCCTATCAGGGGGGATGCCGTACTTTGAGGCCTCACCTGAGATATTTACCTCGATGAGAACCGGCATGATATCATCGAATACAGTTAATCTTTCCTCTAAGACCGTCGCCAACTCCAGGTTGTCTACGCTTTGAATGACGTCAAAAATTTGTATCGCCTGCTTTGCCTTATTTCTCTGGAGATGACCTATCATATGCCAAGGGATATTCAACTCAGAAGGCCAATGCTCTTTCTTTGCCTTTGCTTCCTGTACCCTGTTTTCGCCAATTCCGTCAATATAACCGGTCTTTGCTGCTTGAACCATTGCCTCTACCGGTTGGCCCTTCGAGACTGCGATCAGCTTTATTCGATCAGGGTCTCTGCCCACGCTAGCAGCTACTTTGGCTATCCGCTCCTTAACCATTTCGATGTTTTTATGTATATCTGAAACTACCAAAGGAAGACCCTCCCCTCTCTGGCCCTGTCGCCATCGGATATGACAATTTCACCCGGGAGCAACCCCTCCTCGACGAAGAACATATTGCCCTCGACGGGCATTCCCTTTATTTCCCTAAAAGCCGCTAGGCCTTTAGATACTACATAAAGGCCCTGTTTTCCTCCTTTAAAAATAACGCTTTTTTCCGGAACCAACACCCCATGGACCTTTCTCTCGTACAGCTTAAAGCTTAATTTGCGATTGATAGTCACATGAGCCGGAAAATAAGGCGCCAATGCCACATTAACTCTGACCTTAAGTCCTACGGCCTCCTTAGTCAACACTTCTACCCTAAGGGGCATATCCAGCTCGTCAAGCCTAATCCATAAAACGTTTTTATTCAAATATTCCCTCACCCTTGGAGTCAAGTAAACGTAAAAGACGCAACGTAACACCTGCGGTAGGGGAACGATCTTTCCTATGGGCATGCCCGCCTGGACGTAACTTCCCTGAGGTATGGGTTTTGCCTTGACCTCCTTGGGCAAGTTGTCGTAATCCAGCCAAACTCGCGCGAAGTTCCATCTGCCTTCCTCTCCATCAAGGGCCGGAACTAAGTATCCGGCCCTTGAAGCCAAGATCGCCCTTCTGCCTGTGCCCTCTATGACAGCGATAGCCTCGCCT is a window from the Acetomicrobium flavidum genome containing:
- a CDS encoding HlyD family efflux transporter periplasmic adaptor subunit, whose product is MKERKNLAQIAYGIWCLVLVSLAVFVFLAWQNHHYYTHPDVVTAKPALHIDEFPLEGWLLWDEDVIKAPVSGTLKFINGGKVARVAKGEAIAVIEGTGRRAILASRAGYLVPALDGEEGRWNFARVWLDYDNLPKEVKAKPIPQGSYVQAGMPIGKIVPLPQVLRCVFYVYLTPRVREYLNKNVLWIRLDELDMPLRVEVLTKEAVGLKVRVNVALAPYFPAHVTINRKLSFKLYERKVHGVLVPEKSVIFKGGKQGLYVVSKGLAAFREIKGMPVEGNMFFVEEGLLPGEIVISDGDRAREGRVFLW
- the recG gene encoding ATP-dependent DNA helicase RecG, with amino-acid sequence MKKVYPPEENVLDRSIRFLKGVGPKRAALLIKLGVKTIEDLLFLFPRRYEDRRHITPMSSIEPDTFATLLVRVVGVEKRTTRKRNLELTIATITDGSQIAQALWFNRKRLENILLPGTVVALYGKARKSFGLLQVINPEFEIVEAEGSPEEVGKIVPVYPLTEGLNQRWLRLLVRQALMEYLPYVEEFMPPEILARNGLPSLKDALLGYHYPDDERCWKLCRKRLAFDELFLLQLGLAVKKTQLKNEAKAPRLSWHGPLQRDFIERCLNFELTGAQRKVLQEIADDVTKDVPMNRLLQGDVGSGKTVIAVAAMLASADAGFQSALMVPTEVLAKQHYSKISAWLDELNLKATLLTSSLTPQERQKAYDNIKMGKSNIVIGTHALIQEGVEFQRLGLVVIDEQHRFGVLQRLTLADKGKCPHVLVMTATPIPRTLALTVYGDLSVSVIDELPPGRSPIKTQWIRKSRLHDLYQFIKDRLSLGEQAYWVCPLIDESESLDATSVLERYESLCEEFSGFKVGLLHGRLDVAGKYEAYEAFVRHEMDLLVATSVIEVGVDVPSASIIVIEDAYRFGLSQLHQLRGRVGRGSIKGFCFLLGEAPTPEAKRRFKVLCSTNDGFVIAEEDLKLRGPGAFCGVRQHGITDFKVADLVKDVELLQKARVEAQKLVSADPMLSKNPLLKRKLLITLGEALSLALTA
- a CDS encoding cell division protein SepF — its product is MLERLLALLGISRQRDEWLSDDDLKPYGEEGQTSKSSPQRAAVVFCRGVICVERREDLAEALHNGQIIIVDLRNVDKGEGQSALDFICGVAYAMRGVVMRVAPAVFLATPDRNLVELWEEEKGVAHNHE
- a CDS encoding sodium-dependent transporter — its product is MAEREQLASRLGFILVSAGCAIGLGNVWRFPYITGRYGGAAFVIVYLIFLAIMGLPIMVCEFAMGRASRRNLAGAMLVLEPPGTKWHIYGYLGIIGNMVLMMFYTTVTGWGLAYTYHTAVGHLARLSPEEVGNFFGSFISNTPELTMWMALVVIIGFLVCSIGLQTGVERITKILMSGLFLLLIVLMVRSVTLPGAEKGLAFYLKPDFSKLSWEAVYAAMSQAFFTLSLGIGSMLIFGSYLSKERTLAGESVYVIILDTLVALMSGMVIFPACFAFGVDAGAGPGLIFVTLPNVFNSMTGGRIWGTLFFVFIFFAALTTVIAVFEHLVAFAMDEWKWSRKKASYIGIIIMFIASLPCVLGFGPWSGFHPFGNGTVVLDLEDFIVSFNLLPIGSLVFVLFCTSKYGWGWDNFIREANTGIGPKFPEGLRGYMTYVLPLIIAVVLIMGYIQFFG
- a CDS encoding DivIVA domain-containing protein, whose amino-acid sequence is MNEVISALDVINKNFKRSLRGYDPVEVDDFLDLVAESLHYYAEKSGEQERKINQLEKQLEDYRNLRDSLQEALLMAQQSADEKVEAAKREAEAIVAEARAKAERILEEASQSLREYKIEIERLKKLKVSFIAEFKSTLNKYAQMIEAEIQDEESLST
- a CDS encoding YggS family pyridoxal phosphate-dependent enzyme; translated protein: MVVSDIHKNIEMVKERIAKVAASVGRDPDRIKLIAVSKGQPVEAMVQAAKTGYIDGIGENRVQEAKAKKEHWPSELNIPWHMIGHLQRNKAKQAIQIFDVIQSVDNLELATVLEERLTVFDDIMPVLIEVNISGEASKYGIPPDRVHSLTEHILNLCPHLKLLGLMGIGPLTDEEERIGSSFAMLRRIKETLERDFEIDIPELSMGMSDDFEIAIKEGSTMVRIGRAIFGPRIN